One segment of Rhodohalobacter mucosus DNA contains the following:
- a CDS encoding amino acid permease: MSEQSGFKRNVGLFMAVMIGIGAMMGPGIFALPSVVAGTAGPLGILAYLLMGLLTLFTALSYSELGAAIPLAGGGYSFTNRTLPRPVAFLTGWFFWIGNTLACSLYAVIFAYTLQNYFFPDISVILIVLATTLVFTLTNLRGQAEALFVITIMNIVELVVLIGVGVLGAFYVEPANLEPLAPMGYGPLIPTMGLIYISYVGFDLITVAAEEIIEPAKNIPRAILITLLTGIAIYVLLLWVMMGVVNYTDLAETSTPFIFVSDFLFGPWGRWAGIIATIMASLSAFSVTLGAGARVLFALGRDGYFPSYFAKLHIKYKTPHIALIACAVLVTILGATGIVSLLASASSFGYLIAIGIVNYAVIALHQKMPNLRRPFKIILYPAVPIMGIISCWFFVPTLEPLSLMLGGGLTLMGGILYLFQPANRADLRGFPEVLKRLKIKLQAYWRPYMNVLIVGGGNLGSNIADRLLKQDEFRMVFRSSEYKITFIEQDSERCDRLGQRYNVPIFQGDGTKQELLEQVEPHKMDVAIAATNDDERNSIVALQAKRLGIKHVIAIARDPSYITLLEDSGIVCISAPYATAAMVENHLDRPNIADLFEIESGIASLIDMKIQENASVVGKLIKDIDIPGQCVVAAVIRDEKFEVPRGNTEIRAGDHVVFVGPDEAIQAAHKKFSSI; encoded by the coding sequence ATGTCAGAACAATCTGGATTTAAGAGGAATGTTGGTCTGTTCATGGCCGTGATGATTGGAATCGGGGCCATGATGGGTCCCGGTATTTTTGCTCTTCCAAGTGTGGTTGCCGGTACAGCCGGACCACTCGGTATCCTGGCCTATCTGCTTATGGGTTTACTCACCCTCTTCACAGCGCTCAGCTATAGTGAACTCGGTGCCGCCATACCGCTGGCAGGAGGCGGGTATTCATTTACCAACCGCACCCTCCCCCGGCCCGTAGCTTTTCTGACCGGTTGGTTCTTCTGGATTGGAAATACCCTTGCCTGCTCACTCTATGCCGTTATCTTCGCTTACACCCTGCAGAATTATTTCTTCCCGGATATAAGCGTAATCCTGATTGTTTTAGCCACTACCCTGGTTTTTACCCTGACCAACCTCCGGGGACAGGCCGAAGCGCTGTTTGTGATCACCATCATGAATATTGTGGAATTGGTTGTATTGATCGGTGTGGGAGTACTCGGTGCTTTTTATGTTGAGCCTGCTAATCTGGAACCGTTGGCTCCTATGGGCTATGGTCCTCTGATACCCACAATGGGGCTTATTTATATCTCCTATGTAGGGTTTGATCTTATTACCGTTGCAGCTGAAGAGATCATCGAACCCGCAAAGAATATTCCGCGCGCCATTCTTATCACTTTGCTGACCGGCATCGCCATTTATGTATTGCTGCTCTGGGTAATGATGGGAGTGGTAAACTATACCGATCTGGCCGAGACCAGCACTCCCTTTATATTTGTTTCCGACTTCCTGTTTGGGCCCTGGGGACGATGGGCCGGTATTATTGCTACGATCATGGCCAGTCTCTCTGCCTTTAGTGTAACCCTGGGTGCCGGAGCCAGGGTTCTATTTGCCCTGGGGCGTGACGGATATTTTCCATCCTATTTTGCAAAGCTTCACATAAAATATAAAACCCCTCATATTGCACTGATCGCATGTGCGGTGCTCGTAACCATTCTCGGGGCTACCGGTATCGTAAGTCTGCTGGCATCGGCCAGTAGTTTCGGTTACCTGATAGCCATAGGTATCGTTAATTATGCGGTGATAGCCCTGCATCAAAAAATGCCGAATCTCCGGCGGCCTTTTAAAATTATTTTATATCCGGCTGTGCCCATAATGGGTATCATTTCCTGCTGGTTCTTTGTACCTACCCTCGAGCCGCTAAGTTTAATGCTTGGTGGAGGACTGACGCTTATGGGAGGTATTCTTTATTTATTTCAACCGGCCAACCGCGCCGATCTGCGTGGATTCCCGGAAGTTCTCAAACGTTTAAAAATTAAATTACAAGCTTATTGGAGGCCTTATATGAATGTACTGATTGTTGGCGGAGGTAATCTTGGCAGTAACATTGCCGACCGGTTGCTCAAACAGGATGAATTCAGAATGGTATTTCGTTCATCAGAGTATAAAATCACGTTTATTGAACAAGACAGTGAGCGCTGTGACAGGCTGGGCCAGCGGTATAATGTCCCCATTTTTCAGGGTGATGGCACCAAACAGGAGCTTCTTGAACAGGTTGAACCTCATAAGATGGATGTAGCCATAGCGGCCACCAATGATGATGAGCGCAATTCTATTGTAGCCCTGCAGGCAAAACGTCTTGGAATCAAGCATGTGATCGCCATAGCCAGAGACCCGTCTTATATCACGCTGCTGGAAGATAGCGGGATAGTATGTATCAGTGCACCTTATGCCACCGCCGCCATGGTAGAAAATCACCTGGACCGGCCCAATATCGCTGATCTATTTGAAATTGAAAGCGGTATAGCAAGCCTCATCGACATGAAAATCCAGGAGAATGCATCTGTGGTTGGCAAACTGATCAAGGATATCGATATCCCCGGCCAGTGCGTGGTAGCTGCGGTTATTCGCGATGAAAAGTTTGAAGTACCCCGCGGAAATACCGAGATCAGAGCCGGTGACCACGTGGTATTTGTGGGTCCGGACGAGGCTATACAAGCTGCACATAAAAAGTTTTCGTCAATCTAA